In one window of Photorhabdus laumondii subsp. laumondii DNA:
- the relA gene encoding GTP diphosphokinase codes for MVAVRSAHLTPAGEFAVNRWIASLNIANLQLGEKLAETWRYCHEKAQNHPDSELLLWRGVEMVEILSTLSMDSDSMRAALLFPLMDAKLLGDETVTEAFGSAITNLVKGVMEMDAIRQLKATHHDSICSVQVDNVRRMLLAMVEDFRCVIIKLAERIAHLREVKEATEDERVLAAKECSNIYAPLANRLGIGQLKWELEDYCFRYLHPDEYKKIAKLLHERRIDREQYIDYFVNTLRKHMLKEGVTTEIYGRPKHIYSIWRKMQKKSLAFDELFDVRAVRIVVERLQDCYAALGIVHTHYRHLPDEFDDYVANPKPNGYQSIHTVVLGPGGKTLEIQIRTRQMHEDAELGIAAHWKYKEGAAAGSRVGYEGRIAWLRKLIAWQEEMADSGEMLDEVRSQVFDDRVYVFTPKGDVVDLPTGSTPLDFAYHIHSDVGHRCIGAKISGRIVPFSYQLQMGDQIEIITQKHPNPSRDWLNPNLGYVTTSRGRAKIHNWFRKQDRDKNIIAGRQMLDNELEHLDISLKEAEKLLIARYNVHTLDEVLAGIGVGDIRINQLVNFLQSKLKKTTAEDADREALRNLESKSHPQRSSAKDDGRIVVEGVGNLMHHIARCCQPIPGDEIVGFITRGRGISIHWVDCEQLAELQANAPERVVDAVWGESYSSGYSLIVRVVANDRSGLLRDITTILANEKVNVLGVSSRSDVKQQIATIDMNIEIYNLQVLGRILAKINQLPDVIEAKRLHGN; via the coding sequence ATGGTTGCGGTAAGAAGTGCTCATTTAACCCCTGCGGGAGAGTTTGCAGTAAACAGGTGGATCGCGAGTTTAAATATAGCCAATCTTCAATTGGGTGAGAAATTAGCCGAAACCTGGCGTTATTGTCACGAAAAAGCGCAAAATCATCCTGATTCAGAACTTCTGTTATGGCGTGGTGTAGAGATGGTTGAGATCCTCTCCACGTTAAGTATGGATAGCGACAGTATGCGTGCGGCGTTACTGTTCCCGTTAATGGATGCCAAATTACTCGGTGATGAAACCGTTACCGAGGCGTTTGGCAGCGCGATTACCAATCTGGTGAAAGGTGTTATGGAAATGGATGCCATTCGCCAGTTAAAAGCCACTCATCACGATTCAATCTGCTCTGTACAGGTTGATAATGTTCGCCGGATGCTACTGGCAATGGTGGAAGATTTTCGTTGTGTCATTATCAAATTGGCAGAGCGGATTGCCCATTTGCGGGAAGTTAAAGAGGCGACTGAAGATGAGCGTGTACTGGCTGCGAAAGAGTGTTCCAACATTTATGCGCCGCTCGCTAACCGATTAGGTATTGGTCAACTTAAATGGGAACTTGAGGATTACTGCTTCCGTTATCTCCATCCTGATGAATATAAAAAAATTGCGAAATTACTGCATGAACGCCGAATTGATCGTGAGCAGTACATTGATTACTTTGTCAATACATTACGCAAGCATATGCTCAAGGAGGGCGTCACTACTGAAATATACGGGCGTCCTAAACATATCTACAGCATTTGGCGCAAAATGCAGAAAAAATCACTGGCATTTGATGAACTGTTTGATGTTCGGGCTGTGCGGATTGTGGTTGAACGTTTGCAAGATTGTTATGCGGCTTTGGGGATAGTACATACTCACTATCGTCATTTGCCCGATGAATTCGATGATTATGTTGCTAACCCGAAGCCGAATGGCTATCAATCCATTCATACTGTGGTACTTGGGCCGGGTGGTAAGACATTGGAAATCCAGATCCGTACTCGTCAGATGCATGAAGATGCAGAATTGGGAATAGCTGCCCACTGGAAATATAAAGAGGGGGCTGCGGCGGGTAGTCGTGTCGGATATGAAGGGCGCATTGCATGGCTACGTAAACTGATCGCATGGCAGGAAGAGATGGCTGATTCTGGTGAGATGCTGGATGAAGTTCGCAGTCAGGTGTTTGATGATCGGGTATATGTATTTACACCGAAAGGCGATGTTGTTGATCTCCCTACCGGTTCCACGCCGCTGGATTTTGCTTACCATATTCACAGTGATGTGGGGCATCGTTGTATTGGGGCGAAAATCAGTGGTCGCATTGTGCCATTCAGCTATCAATTGCAAATGGGCGATCAGATTGAAATCATCACACAGAAACACCCGAACCCAAGTCGTGATTGGTTAAATCCAAACTTGGGATATGTCACCACAAGCCGCGGTCGGGCGAAAATCCACAACTGGTTCCGCAAACAGGATCGGGATAAAAACATTATCGCCGGTCGTCAGATGCTGGATAACGAACTGGAGCACTTGGATATCAGCCTAAAAGAGGCGGAAAAGCTGCTGATTGCCCGTTATAACGTCCATACACTTGATGAAGTACTGGCGGGAATTGGGGTTGGTGATATCCGTATTAACCAGTTGGTCAATTTCTTACAAAGCAAACTTAAGAAAACCACCGCAGAGGATGCAGATCGGGAAGCGCTTCGCAATTTAGAGAGTAAATCACATCCACAGCGTAGTTCTGCTAAAGATGATGGGCGGATTGTGGTAGAAGGTGTGGGTAATTTGATGCATCACATTGCCCGTTGCTGCCAGCCCATTCCCGGCGATGAGATTGTCGGCTTTATCACTCGTGGCCGAGGGATCTCTATCCACTGGGTTGATTGTGAACAACTGGCCGAGTTGCAGGCAAATGCGCCGGAAAGGGTGGTGGATGCGGTTTGGGGAGAGAGCTATTCCAGTGGTTACTCACTGATTGTGCGTGTTGTTGCGAATGATCGCAGTGGATTATTGCGTGATATCACCACGATTCTGGCGAATGAGAAGGTGAACGTGCTTGGGGTGAGTAGCCGCAGCGATGTAAAACAGCAGATTGCTACCATCGATATGAATATTGAGATTTATAACCTGCAAGTACTGGGGCGGATTTTGGCGAAAATCAATCAGTTACCGGATGTTATTGAAGCTAAACGTCTTCATGGCAACTGA
- the pyrG gene encoding glutamine hydrolyzing CTP synthase, whose product MKTNYIFVTGGVVSSLGKGIAAASLAAILEARGLNVTIMKLDPYINVDPGTMSPIQHGEVFVTEDGAETDLDLGHYERFIRTKMTRRNNFTTGRVYSEVLRKERRGDYLGATVQVIPHITNEIKDRIISGGEGHDVVLVEVGGTVGDIESLPFLEAIRQMAVEVGREHTLYLHLTLVPYLAAAGEVKTKPTQHSVKELLSIGIQPDILICRSDRVIPANERAKIALFCNVPEKAVISLKDVDSIYKIPGLLKSQGLDDYICKRFSLDCPEANLSEWEQVIYEEANPSGEVTIGMVGKYVELPDAYKSVIEALKHGGLKNRLTVNIKLLDSQDVETRGVELLKGLDAILVPGGFGGRGVEGKIMTARYARENNIPYLGICLGMQVALIEFSRHVAGLEKASSTEFEPDCRLPVVGLITEWRDEDGNLEVRSEESDLGGTMRVGGQPCHLTKDSLVRTLYGADTIVERHRHRYEVNNLLLKRIEDAGLRVAGRSVDNKLVEIIEIPDHPWFVACQFHPEFTSTPRDGHPLFTGFVKAAGKYQKGQLK is encoded by the coding sequence ATGAAAACTAATTATATTTTTGTGACCGGCGGGGTCGTATCCTCTCTGGGTAAAGGCATTGCCGCAGCCTCTTTGGCGGCTATACTCGAAGCCCGTGGACTCAATGTCACGATTATGAAACTGGACCCGTACATCAATGTCGATCCAGGTACGATGAGCCCAATCCAACATGGGGAGGTCTTCGTTACCGAAGACGGCGCTGAAACTGATCTCGATTTAGGTCACTATGAGCGTTTCATCCGCACTAAAATGACTCGTCGCAATAACTTCACTACGGGGCGAGTTTATTCCGAAGTTTTGCGTAAAGAGCGCCGTGGTGACTATCTGGGGGCGACGGTTCAAGTTATTCCTCACATCACCAATGAAATTAAAGATCGCATCATCAGTGGTGGAGAAGGTCATGACGTGGTGCTGGTGGAAGTCGGTGGTACTGTCGGTGATATCGAATCGCTGCCATTCCTTGAAGCTATTCGTCAAATGGCGGTAGAAGTTGGCCGTGAACACACTTTATATTTGCATTTGACACTGGTGCCTTATCTGGCAGCGGCTGGCGAAGTTAAAACTAAGCCGACTCAGCACTCGGTAAAAGAACTGCTCTCTATCGGTATTCAACCGGATATTCTGATTTGTCGTTCAGATCGCGTTATCCCTGCTAACGAACGTGCAAAAATTGCCCTTTTCTGTAATGTGCCAGAAAAAGCGGTTATCTCCCTAAAAGATGTTGATTCCATTTATAAAATCCCAGGGCTATTGAAATCTCAAGGCTTAGATGATTATATTTGTAAACGATTCAGCCTTGATTGCCCGGAAGCAAATTTATCCGAATGGGAGCAGGTCATTTACGAAGAAGCGAATCCTTCCGGTGAAGTCACTATTGGGATGGTGGGTAAATACGTTGAACTGCCTGATGCGTACAAATCCGTGATTGAGGCATTGAAGCACGGTGGGTTGAAAAATCGCTTGACGGTTAACATCAAACTGCTTGATTCCCAGGATGTTGAAACTCGTGGCGTTGAATTATTGAAGGGACTGGATGCGATTCTGGTTCCTGGTGGTTTCGGTGGCCGCGGTGTGGAAGGCAAAATCATGACAGCCCGTTATGCGCGTGAGAACAACATTCCTTATCTGGGAATCTGTCTCGGCATGCAGGTAGCATTGATTGAGTTTTCTCGTCATGTTGCGGGCTTGGAAAAAGCCAGCTCAACAGAATTTGAACCTGATTGCCGGTTGCCGGTTGTTGGTCTGATCACCGAATGGCGTGATGAAGACGGTAATTTAGAAGTGCGTAGCGAAGAGAGTGATCTTGGTGGAACGATGCGTGTGGGCGGGCAGCCATGCCACCTGACAAAAGATAGCTTGGTGCGCACTTTGTATGGAGCAGATACGATTGTTGAGCGTCATCGGCATCGTTATGAAGTGAATAATTTACTACTGAAACGTATTGAAGATGCGGGTCTGCGGGTAGCGGGTCGTTCAGTAGACAATAAATTAGTCGAAATTATTGAGATCCCTGACCATCCTTGGTTCGTGGCTTGTCAGTTCCACCCAGAATTTACTTCCACTCCTCGTGATGGCCATCCGTTGTTTACTGGTTTTGTTAAAGCCGCCGGTAAATACCAGAAAGGCCAGCTCAAATAA
- the mazG gene encoding nucleoside triphosphate pyrophosphohydrolase: MTGIKRLLGIMAQLRHPQQGCPWDKEQTFKTIAPYTLEETYEVIDAIERGDFSDLKEELGDLLFQVVFYAEMGKEQQLFDFDDICNAISDKLERRHPHIFGQQQDISSDVAISGWEKRKAQERAQKDLHSVLDDIPASLPALMKAYKIQKRCAAVGFDWDTLGPVLDKVYEEIDEVMDEAHQAVVDQQHLEEEIGDLLFAVVNLSRHLGYKPEIALQKACNKFENRFREIEKLILKQGHTLEAATLEEMEKMWQQVKKQ; this comes from the coding sequence ATGACGGGTATAAAACGGTTACTGGGGATTATGGCACAGTTGCGCCATCCTCAGCAGGGATGTCCTTGGGACAAAGAGCAGACATTCAAAACGATTGCACCTTATACGCTAGAAGAGACTTATGAAGTCATTGATGCCATTGAGCGCGGTGATTTTTCTGATCTGAAAGAAGAGCTGGGTGATCTGTTATTTCAGGTAGTGTTCTATGCTGAAATGGGCAAAGAGCAACAGTTGTTTGATTTTGATGATATCTGTAATGCGATTAGCGATAAGCTGGAACGCCGCCATCCACATATTTTCGGTCAGCAGCAGGATATCAGCAGTGATGTGGCTATCAGTGGTTGGGAAAAACGTAAGGCGCAGGAAAGAGCGCAAAAAGATCTACATTCGGTCCTTGATGACATTCCGGCAAGTCTGCCGGCATTGATGAAAGCGTATAAAATACAGAAACGTTGTGCTGCGGTTGGTTTTGACTGGGATACTTTGGGGCCGGTGTTAGACAAAGTTTATGAAGAGATCGACGAAGTGATGGATGAGGCTCATCAGGCGGTGGTTGATCAACAGCATTTGGAGGAAGAGATTGGTGATTTATTGTTTGCTGTTGTGAACTTATCCCGTCATCTTGGATACAAGCCGGAAATTGCATTGCAAAAAGCATGTAATAAGTTTGAGAACCGATTTAGAGAAATAGAAAAGCTGATTTTGAAGCAAGGTCACACCTTGGAAGCGGCGACATTGGAAGAAATGGAAAAAATGTGGCAACAGGTTAAGAAGCAATAA
- the eno gene encoding phosphopyruvate hydratase, whose product MSKIVKVIGREIIDSRGNPTVEAEVHLEGGFVGLAAAPSGASTGSREALELRDGDKSRFMGKGVLKAVDAVNGPIAQAVIGQDAKDQANIDKIMIDLDGTENKSQFGANAILAVSLANAKAAAAAKGMPLYEHIAELNGTPGKFSMPLPMMNIINGGEHADNNVDIQEFMIQPIGAKTLKEAVRIGSEVFHNLAKVLKAKGMSTAVGDEGGYAPNLESNAAALAAIKEAVEQAGYVLGKDVTLAMDCAASEFYNPETGNYELKGEGKTFTSQEFTHYLEDLTRKYPIVSIEDGLNESDWEGFAYQTKVLGEKIQLVGDDLFVTNTKILKEGIEKGIANSILIKFNQIGSLTETLAAIKMAKDAGYTAVISHRSGETEDATIADLAVGTAAGQIKTGSMSRSDRVAKYNQLIRIEEALGNRAPFYGLKEVKGQA is encoded by the coding sequence ATGTCCAAAATCGTTAAAGTGATCGGTCGTGAAATCATTGACTCCCGTGGTAACCCAACTGTAGAAGCAGAAGTGCATCTGGAAGGGGGCTTTGTGGGTTTAGCGGCTGCACCCTCTGGTGCATCTACCGGTTCTCGCGAAGCGTTGGAACTGCGTGACGGTGACAAATCCCGTTTTATGGGTAAAGGTGTATTGAAAGCTGTTGATGCAGTAAATGGCCCGATTGCACAGGCAGTTATCGGCCAGGATGCGAAAGATCAGGCTAACATCGACAAAATCATGATCGACCTGGATGGTACTGAAAATAAATCTCAATTCGGTGCTAATGCGATTCTGGCGGTTTCTCTGGCTAATGCGAAAGCCGCAGCAGCAGCGAAAGGTATGCCGTTGTACGAGCACATTGCTGAATTGAATGGCACTCCGGGTAAATTCTCTATGCCGTTGCCGATGATGAACATCATCAATGGTGGTGAGCACGCGGATAACAACGTTGATATCCAGGAATTTATGATTCAACCGATTGGAGCAAAAACGCTGAAAGAGGCGGTTCGTATCGGTTCTGAAGTTTTCCATAACTTGGCTAAAGTTCTGAAAGCAAAAGGCATGAGTACTGCGGTTGGTGACGAAGGTGGTTATGCGCCTAACTTGGAATCTAACGCTGCTGCGCTGGCTGCTATTAAAGAAGCGGTAGAACAAGCAGGCTATGTTCTGGGCAAAGATGTCACTTTGGCTATGGATTGTGCTGCTTCTGAATTCTACAACCCAGAAACCGGTAATTACGAACTGAAAGGTGAAGGTAAAACTTTCACTTCTCAAGAGTTCACTCATTACCTCGAAGATTTGACCAGAAAATATCCGATTGTTTCTATTGAAGATGGCTTGAATGAATCTGACTGGGAAGGCTTCGCTTACCAGACAAAAGTGCTGGGCGAAAAAATCCAGTTGGTTGGTGATGACCTGTTTGTTACCAATACTAAGATCCTGAAAGAAGGTATTGAGAAAGGCATTGCTAACTCCATTTTGATTAAATTCAACCAGATTGGTTCTCTCACTGAAACACTGGCAGCGATTAAAATGGCAAAAGACGCAGGTTACACGGCGGTAATTTCTCATCGTTCTGGTGAAACTGAAGATGCGACTATTGCTGATCTGGCAGTAGGTACCGCGGCAGGTCAAATCAAAACCGGTTCTATGAGTCGCTCTGATCGCGTTGCTAAATACAATCAGTTGATCCGTATTGAAGAAGCTTTGGGTAACCGCGCTCCTTTCTATGGCCTGAAAGAAGTAAAAGGTCAGGCTTAA